Proteins encoded together in one Felis catus isolate Fca126 chromosome A2 unlocalized genomic scaffold, F.catus_Fca126_mat1.0 chrA2_random_Un_scaffold_37, whole genome shotgun sequence window:
- the LOC123378941 gene encoding transport and Golgi organization protein 1 homolog isoform X1 translates to MRRWSLENITEAENDSVNWRQRRISWQLQGKCENSHERNKQVQIAVHENNAQDNWIKPQIWEREMAEQSREVARLKHRLDVMEGKRLLEGYRRRRTMPGSPETQNPPRRVRSMW, encoded by the exons ATGCGCAG aTGGAGCCTTGAGAATATCACG GAAGCTGAAAATGACAGTGTGAACTGGCGGCAAAGAAGAATCAGCTGGCAGCTGcagggaaaatgtgaaaatagccatgaaagaaataaacaagtacaa ATCGCAGTTCATGAGAATAATGCTCAGGACAACTGG atcaaGCCTCAGAtctgggagagggaaatggcagagCAGAGCCGGGAGGTCGCCCGCTTGAAACACAG actgGATGTGATGGAAGGAAAGAGGCTGCTTGAGGGATACAGGAGGCGGAGAACAATGCCTGGAAgtccagagacacagaaccctccGAGGAGAGTAAGGAGCATGTGGTGA
- the LOC123378941 gene encoding transport and Golgi organization protein 1 homolog isoform X3 produces the protein MRRWSLENITEAENDSVNWRQRRISWQLQGKCENSHERNKQVQIAVHENNAQDNWIKPQIWEREMAEQSREVARLKHRLDVMEGKRLLEGYRRRRTMPGSPETQNPPRRGP, from the exons ATGCGCAG aTGGAGCCTTGAGAATATCACG GAAGCTGAAAATGACAGTGTGAACTGGCGGCAAAGAAGAATCAGCTGGCAGCTGcagggaaaatgtgaaaatagccatgaaagaaataaacaagtacaa ATCGCAGTTCATGAGAATAATGCTCAGGACAACTGG atcaaGCCTCAGAtctgggagagggaaatggcagagCAGAGCCGGGAGGTCGCCCGCTTGAAACACAG actgGATGTGATGGAAGGAAAGAGGCTGCTTGAGGGATACAGGAGGCGGAGAACAATGCCTGGAAgtccagagacacagaaccctccGAGGAGA GGTCCTTAG
- the LOC123378941 gene encoding transport and Golgi organization protein 1 homolog isoform X2 — MRRWSLENITEAENDSVNWRQRRISWQLQGKCENSHERNKQVQIAVHENNAQDNWIKPQIWEREMAEQSREVARLKHRLDVMEGKRLLEGYRRRRTMPGSPETQNPPRRRDRA; from the exons ATGCGCAG aTGGAGCCTTGAGAATATCACG GAAGCTGAAAATGACAGTGTGAACTGGCGGCAAAGAAGAATCAGCTGGCAGCTGcagggaaaatgtgaaaatagccatgaaagaaataaacaagtacaa ATCGCAGTTCATGAGAATAATGCTCAGGACAACTGG atcaaGCCTCAGAtctgggagagggaaatggcagagCAGAGCCGGGAGGTCGCCCGCTTGAAACACAG actgGATGTGATGGAAGGAAAGAGGCTGCTTGAGGGATACAGGAGGCGGAGAACAATGCCTGGAAgtccagagacacagaaccctccGAGGAGA agagacagagcatga